One window from the genome of Acinetobacter sp. ANC 7912 encodes:
- the fumC gene encoding class II fumarate hydratase produces MQTRIEHDTMGEVAVPSEALWGAQTQRSLQNFKIGNERLPRPMIRAMGLVKKAAALTNAELNQIPNELANYIVAAAEEVIEGKWDSQFPLVVWQTGSGTQSNMNCNEVIANIANQKLGNPLGSQKPVHPNDHVNRAQSTNDSFPTAIHVAASLQINELLIPAVKKLRDTLHTKSQEFSNIVKIGRTHLQDATPLTLGQEFSGYVSQLDHGLLRLEQALHGLYELPLGGTAVGTGLNAHPDYAVKAAQTLAKLTGLPFVTAPNKFEALAGRDAAVFASGALKTLAVSLNKIANDIRWLASGPRCGFGELRIPENEPGSSIMPGKVNPTQSEAMTMVVAQVLGNDTTINVAGASGNFELNVFMPVIAFNLLQSIQLLGDACNSFNDNCAVGIEPNRDKIEHFLHDSLMLVTALNPVIGYENAAKVAKTAYKEGKTLKQVAVELGLVTAEQFDEVVRPEKMVAPNVK; encoded by the coding sequence ATGCAAACACGTATTGAACATGACACCATGGGTGAAGTTGCTGTTCCAAGCGAAGCATTATGGGGTGCACAAACTCAACGTAGTTTGCAGAATTTCAAAATTGGTAATGAACGTCTGCCTCGTCCGATGATCCGCGCCATGGGTTTAGTTAAAAAGGCAGCAGCACTAACCAATGCTGAACTTAATCAGATACCGAATGAACTGGCGAATTACATCGTTGCAGCAGCAGAAGAAGTTATTGAAGGAAAATGGGATAGCCAGTTCCCACTGGTGGTATGGCAAACAGGTTCAGGTACGCAAAGTAACATGAACTGTAATGAAGTAATTGCCAATATTGCCAACCAGAAACTGGGCAATCCTTTGGGTTCGCAAAAGCCAGTGCATCCGAATGATCATGTCAATCGTGCACAATCCACCAATGATTCGTTTCCAACCGCAATCCATGTGGCGGCAAGTTTGCAAATCAATGAATTGTTGATTCCAGCGGTCAAAAAACTGCGTGATACCTTGCATACCAAATCTCAGGAATTCTCCAACATTGTCAAAATCGGTCGTACCCATTTGCAGGATGCGACGCCGTTGACCTTGGGGCAGGAATTTAGTGGTTATGTTTCTCAGCTAGATCATGGCTTATTACGTCTGGAACAGGCATTACATGGCTTATACGAATTACCTTTAGGTGGTACTGCGGTAGGAACCGGTTTGAATGCGCATCCGGACTATGCAGTAAAAGCAGCACAAACATTGGCAAAGCTAACCGGTTTGCCTTTTGTCACAGCGCCAAACAAGTTTGAAGCTTTGGCAGGTCGTGATGCGGCAGTGTTTGCTTCCGGTGCTTTAAAGACTTTGGCAGTGAGCCTGAACAAGATTGCCAATGACATTCGTTGGTTAGCTAGTGGTCCACGTTGTGGTTTTGGTGAATTGCGCATTCCTGAAAATGAACCAGGCTCAAGTATTATGCCAGGTAAGGTCAATCCAACCCAAAGCGAAGCCATGACCATGGTGGTAGCACAAGTGCTGGGTAATGATACGACTATTAATGTGGCAGGGGCTTCTGGTAATTTTGAACTCAATGTTTTTATGCCGGTAATCGCTTTTAATCTGTTGCAGTCGATCCAATTGCTAGGGGATGCATGTAATAGTTTTAATGATAATTGCGCCGTCGGTATTGAGCCGAATCGTGACAAGATTGAGCATTTCCTGCATGACTCATTAATGCTGGTAACTGCATTGAATCCGGTAATTGGTTATGAAAATGCGGCCAAAGTGGCAAAAACGGCTTATAAAGAAGGTAAGACTTTGAAACAGGTTGCAGTTGAGCTTGGTTTGGTCACTGCTGAGCAGTTTGATGAAGTCGTTCGACCGGAGAAGATGGTTGCACCGAATGTAAAATAA
- a CDS encoding nitroreductase family protein, with translation MSNQFLDLITKRRTVYAIGKNVSQSPEYLTDLIQNAIKQSPSSFNSQSSRAVILFNGEHEKFWGFVADKLKSYVKDEESAAKTTAKMASFAAGFGTILFFEDQEVVKGLQAQFPSYAENFPIWAEHSTAMAQFATWTALHTEGLGASLQHYNPIVDEQVHAEWEVPTNWKLRAQLVFGSVEGESRDKDYISDLERFKVFK, from the coding sequence ATGTCGAATCAGTTTTTAGATTTAATTACAAAACGCCGTACTGTATATGCCATTGGCAAGAATGTTTCACAATCTCCTGAGTACCTGACTGATTTGATTCAAAATGCAATTAAGCAAAGTCCATCTTCATTTAACTCGCAATCTTCACGTGCTGTGATCCTGTTTAATGGTGAGCATGAAAAATTCTGGGGCTTTGTTGCAGACAAATTAAAAAGCTATGTCAAGGATGAAGAGAGTGCAGCAAAAACTACTGCGAAAATGGCAAGCTTTGCGGCAGGCTTCGGCACTATTTTGTTCTTTGAAGATCAAGAGGTGGTAAAAGGTCTGCAAGCGCAGTTCCCATCTTATGCAGAAAACTTCCCGATCTGGGCAGAGCATTCTACTGCAATGGCGCAGTTTGCTACCTGGACAGCATTGCACACTGAAGGTTTAGGGGCATCGTTGCAGCATTACAACCCGATTGTTGATGAGCAGGTGCATGCAGAATGGGAAGTTCCAACAAACTGGAAACTTCGTGCACAGCTGGTATTCGGTTCAGTAGAAGGCGAGTCTCGTGACAAAGACTACATTTCTGACTTGGAGCGTTTCAAGGTATTCAAATAA
- a CDS encoding alpha/beta fold hydrolase — MILNYQLTTHDDSQLSPMVFIHGLFGSLSNLGMLARHFSSQRAVIQLDLRNHGLSGHSDEHNYELMSQDVLETLDSLNITKFVVVGHSMGGKVAMKLADLARDRVEQLVVLDMTPINYHENHHAEIFEALFAVERANVSSRLDAAKIMREYLNEEMVIQFLLKSFNKGTWLFNVQTLYNHYPDILVWEDIEPVNTLALFLRGGNSFYISKPEHFAAIEHQFSNAKIELIEDAGHWLHGEKTAQVLGQMQNFLDAQS; from the coding sequence ATGATCCTTAACTATCAATTAACCACTCATGATGACTCACAACTTAGTCCAATGGTCTTCATACATGGTTTATTTGGGAGTTTGAGTAACTTAGGAATGCTGGCACGACATTTTTCCAGCCAAAGAGCTGTGATTCAGCTTGATCTACGTAATCATGGTTTATCAGGACATAGTGATGAGCATAATTATGAGCTGATGTCACAAGATGTACTAGAAACATTAGATAGCCTGAATATTACAAAATTTGTTGTCGTGGGTCATTCTATGGGCGGAAAAGTTGCGATGAAATTAGCAGATCTGGCACGTGATCGGGTAGAGCAACTTGTAGTACTAGATATGACACCAATTAATTATCATGAAAATCATCATGCCGAAATTTTTGAAGCCTTATTTGCTGTTGAGCGAGCCAATGTTTCCTCACGTCTTGATGCCGCAAAAATCATGCGTGAATATCTGAATGAAGAAATGGTCATTCAATTTTTGCTGAAATCCTTTAATAAAGGAACATGGTTGTTTAATGTACAAACTCTTTATAACCATTACCCAGATATTCTGGTTTGGGAAGATATTGAACCTGTGAATACGCTAGCATTGTTTTTGAGAGGTGGAAATTCATTTTATATTTCTAAACCAGAACATTTTGCTGCGATCGAACATCAATTTTCAAATGCAAAAATAGAACTGATTGAAGATGCTGGACACTGGTTACATGGTGAAAAGACGGCGCAGGTCTTGGGGCAGATGCAGAATTTTCTGGATGCTCAGTCATAA
- a CDS encoding IS3 family transposase (programmed frameshift), with protein MTKLKYTPEIRERAVQLLIESEKDYPSNWAAITAIAPKIGCTPETLRVWYQKYLDKQNPVKVQQLSDQERIKQLERENKELQRANEILRKAAGFFRPGGARPPTQIMVDFIHNNKELYGVEAICRILPIAPSTYYRTLDLCDEKHCFAREHRAKRDLHDLHHAEEIKRIWKESSGRYGVRKVWQQLKREGYVIARCTVARLMQKLGIQGVWRGKNKQTTRSRDDQKRADDLVKRNFSADHPNQLWVGDFTYIQTHSGWVYTAFIIDVFSRAIVGWKVSTRMNTDMVLDALEQALHDRGMPKNVIHHSDRGVQYLSIRYTNRLEAANLRASVGTTGDSYDNALAETVNGLYKTEVIEYLKADWQGLADVQLATLNWVDWFNKKRVHSALGYVSPFEFEAMYYDKINPLGQVA; from the exons ATGACAAAATTAAAATATACCCCTGAAATCAGAGAAAGAGCGGTTCAATTATTGATTGAATCTGAAAAAGATTATCCATCGAATTGGGCTGCGATCACCGCTATTGCTCCCAAGATAGGTTGTACTCCTGAAACACTACGTGTTTGGTATCAAAAATATTTAGATAAACAAAATCCAGTTAAAGTACAGCAGCTTTCAGACCAAGAACGTATCAAACAACTCGAACGCGAAAATAAAGAACTGCAACGCGCCAATGAGATTCTACGTAAAGCAGCCG GCTTTTTTCGCCCAGGCGGAGCTCGACCGCCCACACAAATAATGGTGGATTTTATCCATAATAATAAAGAGCTGTACGGAGTCGAGGCGATTTGTAGAATTTTACCGATCGCACCTTCAACCTATTACCGGACTCTAGATCTCTGCGATGAGAAGCATTGCTTCGCAAGGGAACATCGAGCAAAGCGAGATTTACATGACTTGCATCATGCTGAGGAGATTAAACGAATTTGGAAAGAAAGTTCAGGTCGATACGGTGTGCGTAAGGTCTGGCAACAACTGAAACGTGAAGGCTATGTGATTGCACGTTGTACAGTTGCTCGATTGATGCAGAAGCTAGGTATACAAGGTGTTTGGCGCGGTAAGAATAAACAAACTACCCGTAGCCGGGATGACCAAAAACGGGCAGATGATTTAGTGAAACGTAATTTTAGTGCTGATCATCCAAACCAACTATGGGTCGGTGACTTTACGTATATTCAAACTCATTCAGGCTGGGTCTATACCGCCTTTATTATTGATGTGTTTTCACGAGCAATTGTTGGATGGAAAGTATCTACACGGATGAATACAGATATGGTGCTCGATGCATTGGAGCAAGCATTGCATGATCGCGGCATGCCAAAGAATGTGATTCATCATTCCGACAGAGGTGTGCAATATCTTTCCATTCGCTATACCAATCGTTTAGAAGCTGCAAATTTACGAGCATCAGTCGGTACGACTGGTGATTCATACGATAATGCTTTGGCTGAAACGGTGAATGGCTTATACAAAACAGAGGTGATTGAATATCTAAAAGCAGATTGGCAAGGTTTAGCAGATGTACAACTTGCGACATTAAATTGGGTAGATTGGTTCAATAAAAAGCGTGTACACAGTGCACTGGGTTATGTATCGCCTTTTGAGTTTGAAGCAATGTACTATGATAAGATTAACCCGTTAGGTCAGGTGGCCTAA
- the csm6 gene encoding CRISPR-associated ring nuclease Csm6 — MQKDILFLVTGMTPQIITETLYALAADPENNDKWVPTEIHVLTTAKGKIQIRSRLFNDGIFEKFLKDFHLSNIRFDDSTVHVIRYQGKELEDLKTLDDNELAANETCRLIKLFTEDDDSKLHVSIAGGRKTMGFYAGYALSLYGRAQDSMSHVLVSEEFEFADGFYYPTPYEHYVGKNMSQERLNAQHAKVFLADIPFVRLRNALPDTHPLKMDTYQFSDVVEQINQSNQNLSLEIDVTHQYIRVNGGEQIDIPAREMAMLMWFADNKIKGQAGIKAPTGKAKGDNSDAEIQIIEELTAEYLTHYDELKGGETSIVVNKEFFESTKSKLKKHLEKKLGVELAARIVPKQNGRSMPFYLPIEREDITIKDNFKDRVISF; from the coding sequence ATGCAAAAGGACATTTTATTTTTAGTTACAGGAATGACACCGCAAATCATCACGGAAACCCTGTATGCATTGGCTGCTGATCCCGAAAATAATGATAAATGGGTACCAACTGAAATACATGTGTTGACTACGGCGAAAGGAAAAATCCAAATTCGATCTCGGTTGTTTAATGATGGTATTTTTGAGAAATTTCTTAAAGATTTTCATTTATCAAATATTAGATTTGACGATTCCACTGTTCATGTCATTAGGTATCAAGGAAAAGAGTTAGAGGATCTTAAGACTTTAGATGATAACGAGTTAGCTGCAAATGAAACATGTCGTTTGATTAAGTTATTTACTGAAGATGATGATTCTAAGTTACATGTGTCTATTGCAGGTGGTCGTAAAACAATGGGGTTTTATGCAGGCTATGCACTTTCTTTGTATGGCAGAGCCCAAGATAGTATGTCTCATGTTCTAGTATCAGAAGAGTTCGAATTTGCAGATGGCTTTTACTATCCAACACCATATGAGCATTATGTTGGCAAAAATATGTCACAAGAACGATTAAATGCACAGCATGCTAAAGTTTTTTTGGCAGATATCCCTTTCGTGCGCTTAAGAAATGCATTGCCAGATACTCATCCGCTTAAAATGGACACCTACCAATTTTCAGATGTTGTGGAACAAATCAACCAATCTAATCAAAATCTTTCATTAGAGATCGATGTCACTCATCAATATATTAGGGTTAATGGTGGAGAACAGATAGATATTCCTGCTCGAGAAATGGCCATGCTGATGTGGTTCGCTGACAACAAAATTAAAGGTCAGGCTGGCATTAAAGCACCAACAGGTAAGGCAAAGGGTGATAATTCTGATGCAGAAATTCAAATTATAGAAGAACTGACTGCCGAATACCTAACACATTATGATGAGCTTAAGGGTGGTGAGACATCTATAGTCGTGAATAAAGAATTCTTCGAGTCAACAAAGTCTAAGCTAAAAAAACATCTAGAAAAAAAATTAGGTGTCGAGTTGGCAGCTAGAATCGTACCAAAGCAAAATGGAAGAAGTATGCCTTTTTATCTTCCGATTGAAAGAGAGGACATTACTATAAAAGATAATTTTAAGGATCGCGTTATATCTTTCTAA
- a CDS encoding IS3 family transposase (programmed frameshift), with protein sequence MKKPNYTPEIRERAVQLLIESEKDYPSNWAAVSAIAPKIGCTPETLRVWYQKYLDQQNPAKVQQVSDQEKMKQMEREIKELKRANEILRKAAGFFRPGGARPPTQIMVDFILNNKDRYGVEAICRILPIAASTYYRTLDLTVNPEHRAKRDLHDLQHAEEIKRIWKESSGRYGVRKVWQQLKREGYVIARCTVARLMQKLGIQGVWRGKNKQTTRNRDDQKRADDLVKRNFNADHPNQLWVGDFTYIQTHSGWVYTAFVIDVFSRAIVGWKVSTRMNTDMVLDALEQALHDRGMPKNVIHHSDRGVQYLSIRYTNRLEAANLRASVGTTGDSYDNALAETVNGLYKTEVIEYLKADWQGLADVQLATLNWVDWFNKKRVHSALGYVSPFEFEAMYYDKINPLGQVA encoded by the exons ATGAAAAAACCAAACTATACCCCCGAAATTAGAGAAAGAGCGGTTCAATTACTAATTGAATCTGAAAAAGATTATCCATCGAATTGGGCAGCAGTTTCCGCAATTGCTCCTAAAATTGGCTGTACTCCTGAAACACTACGTGTTTGGTATCAAAAATACTTAGATCAACAAAATCCCGCCAAAGTACAACAGGTATCTGACCAAGAAAAAATGAAGCAAATGGAACGTGAAATTAAAGAATTAAAACGTGCCAATGAAATTCTACGTAAAGCAGCCG GCTTTTTTCGCCCAGGCGGAGCTCGACCGCCCACACAAATAATGGTGGATTTTATCCTTAACAATAAAGATCGATATGGTGTTGAGGCGATTTGTAGGATTTTACCGATCGCTGCTTCAACCTATTACCGGACTTTAGATCTCACAGTAAATCCAGAACATCGAGCGAAACGAGATTTACATGACTTGCAGCATGCTGAGGAGATTAAGCGAATTTGGAAAGAAAGTTCAGGTCGATACGGTGTGCGTAAGGTCTGGCAACAACTGAAACGTGAAGGCTATGTGATTGCACGTTGTACAGTTGCTCGATTGATGCAAAAGCTAGGTATACAAGGTGTTTGGCGTGGTAAGAATAAACAAACCACCCGTAACCGAGATGACCAAAAACGAGCAGATGATTTAGTGAAACGTAATTTTAATGCTGATCATCCAAACCAACTATGGGTGGGTGACTTTACGTATATTCAAACTCATTCAGGCTGGGTATATACCGCATTTGTTATTGACGTGTTCTCACGAGCAATTGTTGGATGGAAAGTATCTACACGGATGAATACAGATATGGTGCTCGATGCATTGGAGCAAGCATTGCACGATCGAGGTATGCCTAAGAATGTGATTCATCATTCAGATAGAGGTGTTCAATATCTTTCTATTCGCTATACCAATCGTTTAGAAGCAGCAAATTTACGAGCATCAGTCGGTACGACAGGTGATTCATACGATAATGCTTTGGCTGAAACGGTGAATGGCTTATACAAAACAGAGGTGATTGAATATCTAAAAGCAGATTGGCAAGGTTTAGCGGATGTACAACTTGCGACATTAAATTGGGTAGATTGGTTCAACAAAAAGCGTGTACACAGTGCACTGGGTTATGTATCGCCTTTTGAGTTTGAAGCAATGTACTATGATAAGATTAATCCGTTAGGTCAGGTGGCCTAA
- a CDS encoding AAA family ATPase, giving the protein MNSRVDPNHPIFTQKYTIYTPPMDEMISVIGNWIEQRLSGEYLFGPSRFGKTRSVRDYLIIELSQRFGQDVPLVLWSRKDSLMGEGEFWNEILKASKYELYDIKKPKTKIVARNLVEERFKTIADFAQSNYVILLIDEAQEITLKEWKWLLGLQNNLDINGYKLSVFSIASHNINYKPNYLARTGNPHITARFFTGNYRFKGITDIKELIFILQSYEEDSEWPDGSGTTYLEYFAPRGYKKGKRLFNYADLIWEAFQKEYPQNLYKKNKFEIPMQHIAALIERTLKDFVNDDEDWEKLESLEYWLNSIKTTGFESHILMISEIPL; this is encoded by the coding sequence ATGAATTCTAGAGTTGATCCCAATCATCCTATATTTACCCAGAAATATACTATTTATACTCCACCTATGGATGAAATGATTTCGGTAATTGGAAATTGGATAGAACAAAGACTGAGTGGAGAGTATTTGTTTGGACCATCTCGATTTGGCAAAACTCGTAGTGTAAGGGATTATTTGATTATCGAATTGTCACAACGCTTTGGACAGGACGTGCCATTAGTATTATGGAGTCGCAAAGACTCTTTAATGGGTGAAGGCGAGTTTTGGAATGAAATACTAAAAGCATCAAAGTATGAACTTTATGATATAAAAAAACCCAAAACAAAAATTGTTGCAAGAAATTTAGTAGAAGAAAGATTTAAAACGATAGCTGATTTTGCTCAAAGTAATTATGTAATTCTTTTAATTGATGAAGCCCAAGAAATAACACTTAAAGAATGGAAATGGCTATTAGGGCTGCAAAATAATTTAGATATAAATGGATACAAATTAAGTGTATTTTCAATAGCTTCACATAACATTAATTATAAACCGAATTATTTGGCTAGAACTGGCAATCCACACATAACAGCTAGATTTTTTACAGGTAATTATCGATTTAAAGGTATTACAGATATAAAGGAACTTATTTTTATTCTTCAGTCATATGAGGAAGATTCTGAGTGGCCGGATGGAAGTGGAACTACATATTTGGAATACTTTGCCCCAAGGGGGTATAAAAAAGGAAAACGGCTTTTCAATTATGCTGACTTAATATGGGAGGCTTTTCAAAAAGAATATCCACAAAATTTATATAAGAAAAATAAATTCGAAATACCTATGCAGCATATAGCAGCATTAATTGAAAGAACTCTTAAAGACTTTGTTAATGATGATGAAGACTGGGAAAAGCTTGAATCATTAGAATATTGGTTAAATTCAATAAAAACAACAGGTTTTGAAAGCCATATTCTTATGATTTCTGAAATACCACTTTAG
- a CDS encoding ISNCY family transposase translates to MSDKELKRLSVLQEICDQRITQSQAAQLLHISERQIRRLLQKYKAQGPAALAHAGRGQISNSKLPEELRLKCLNIVSDQLHGFGPTLAHEKLTTVHGFDLSVETLRSWMIAADLWIPRSKRLKRPYQPRYNRDCYGELVQIDGSHHDWSEGRAAKCCLLVFIDDATGKLQHLRFCESESAFDYMISTRLYVEQHGKPLAFYSDKHSVFRVNQSSKKDSKITQFGRVLSTLNIDIIFANSPQAKGRVERANRTLQDRLIKEMRLEGISSIADANKWLPCFIEQFNRKFAKMAFNPKDLHRSATETAEQLDDIFTWREPRRVTNSLTITYDKCVYLLESTEENQRLIGKYLEFLEYPDGTVAIMHEGRKINYSIFDKLSQLNQREIVENKRLGAVLNHIQQQHEELEQQNKRNRSQKMPSRRAQKTAIQQRNLNPVLDLEMSI, encoded by the coding sequence ATGTCGGATAAAGAACTTAAACGATTGTCGGTCTTGCAGGAAATCTGCGATCAACGCATAACTCAATCCCAGGCTGCTCAGCTACTTCATATTTCAGAACGTCAGATCAGACGCTTACTGCAGAAATACAAAGCTCAAGGTCCCGCTGCATTAGCCCATGCCGGTCGTGGCCAAATTAGCAATTCCAAACTTCCTGAAGAACTCAGACTCAAGTGCCTCAATATTGTTTCTGACCAACTCCATGGTTTCGGACCCACTTTAGCGCATGAAAAGCTCACTACCGTACATGGATTCGATCTTTCAGTAGAAACCCTGCGTTCTTGGATGATTGCAGCTGACTTATGGATTCCTCGATCCAAGCGCCTGAAACGCCCATATCAGCCTCGATATAACCGGGATTGTTATGGTGAACTGGTACAAATCGATGGCTCACACCATGACTGGTCTGAAGGAAGAGCCGCTAAATGCTGTCTGCTAGTCTTTATCGATGATGCCACAGGCAAATTGCAGCATTTACGCTTCTGTGAATCAGAATCAGCCTTTGACTATATGATTTCGACACGCTTGTATGTTGAACAGCATGGTAAGCCTTTAGCGTTTTACAGCGACAAACATTCAGTCTTTAGGGTGAATCAAAGCAGCAAGAAAGACAGCAAGATTACCCAGTTTGGACGCGTACTCAGTACCCTCAATATCGATATCATCTTCGCCAATTCACCCCAGGCCAAAGGCCGTGTGGAACGTGCCAACAGAACCCTTCAGGACCGTCTGATCAAAGAGATGCGTTTGGAAGGTATCAGTTCGATTGCAGATGCCAATAAGTGGTTGCCCTGCTTTATTGAGCAATTTAATCGCAAATTTGCCAAGATGGCCTTTAACCCTAAGGATTTACACCGCTCTGCCACCGAAACAGCCGAGCAATTAGATGATATTTTTACCTGGCGAGAGCCACGTAGAGTCACCAATAGCCTGACCATTACTTATGATAAATGTGTATATCTCCTGGAGAGTACAGAAGAAAACCAGAGGCTGATTGGTAAATATCTTGAGTTCCTGGAATACCCGGATGGTACCGTGGCCATCATGCATGAAGGCCGGAAGATCAATTACAGCATCTTCGATAAATTAAGTCAGCTCAACCAGCGAGAGATTGTTGAGAATAAACGGTTGGGTGCTGTTCTGAATCATATCCAACAACAGCATGAAGAACTGGAACAACAAAACAAACGCAATCGTTCTCAAAAGATGCCAAGCAGACGTGCACAGAAAACAGCAATTCAACAACGAAATCTGAATCCTGTGCTTGACTTGGAAATGTCCATATAG
- a CDS encoding phage/plasmid replication protein, II/X family, with protein MLDFLRLAIPIIPTHVRSFDNHHQFNGDIRDYGVPAATRHVSKTDDGQTITGDLYHPYEALPSDYTDMAVKFYTNTMNTVPYVELKASPLKLLQGHNVYGFESIELGAMHMLGMFFEAFPKLSAILDRDKTEVLCLDTTYLFRLPHQNMVQPVLDYMSNLASGHRKARQVKYDNYITWGNDGASVRPKAYGKFEEVKAQLNKVQKQAEKGCMRSKSLVMAMHDALPFANAVLRLEARITKTYLTKNGYPSNLFQLINLQHEQPELLLRLWHVAFDPILDTMKGKYMNFSSDGEILDLLKSKLVTYTKTGKESFTKANNAMKFYSLVRQIGLTATKGLYSEAQFYKCLNSLLDCGISKSHIQNLHKNPNGKVIPFVRMFELKMCDQQPSDYQIPVSQYSPKKGLYLVA; from the coding sequence ATGCTCGATTTCCTCCGTTTAGCGATTCCAATCATTCCTACGCATGTGCGTAGTTTTGATAATCACCATCAGTTCAATGGTGATATTCGCGATTATGGAGTTCCAGCAGCAACACGCCATGTAAGTAAGACAGATGACGGCCAGACCATAACAGGGGACTTGTATCACCCTTATGAAGCTCTACCAAGTGACTATACAGATATGGCTGTTAAGTTTTATACCAATACTATGAATACAGTACCTTATGTTGAGTTAAAAGCATCTCCACTTAAGCTTTTACAGGGTCACAATGTTTATGGTTTTGAATCTATAGAACTTGGTGCTATGCACATGCTTGGAATGTTTTTTGAAGCATTTCCTAAATTGAGTGCGATTCTTGATAGAGATAAAACAGAAGTTCTTTGTCTTGATACTACTTATCTTTTTAGATTGCCTCATCAGAATATGGTTCAGCCAGTTCTTGACTATATGTCCAATCTTGCATCTGGCCACCGTAAAGCGCGTCAAGTCAAATACGATAATTACATTACTTGGGGTAACGATGGTGCAAGTGTTCGTCCTAAAGCGTATGGCAAATTTGAAGAAGTAAAAGCCCAATTAAATAAGGTTCAGAAACAAGCAGAGAAGGGCTGTATGCGCTCTAAATCACTTGTCATGGCTATGCATGATGCTTTGCCTTTTGCTAATGCTGTTTTACGTCTCGAAGCACGTATTACTAAAACGTATCTAACTAAAAACGGTTATCCGTCTAATTTATTTCAGTTAATTAATTTGCAACATGAACAGCCAGAATTATTGCTACGCCTCTGGCACGTAGCTTTTGACCCGATCTTAGACACAATGAAGGGTAAATATATGAATTTTTCAAGTGATGGCGAAATTTTAGATTTACTCAAATCTAAATTAGTGACTTATACAAAGACTGGTAAAGAAAGTTTTACAAAAGCTAATAACGCTATGAAGTTTTATTCTTTGGTACGTCAGATTGGATTAACTGCAACTAAGGGTTTGTATAGTGAAGCTCAATTTTATAAATGCCTTAATTCATTATTAGATTGCGGTATTTCAAAATCTCACATTCAAAACCTTCATAAGAATCCTAACGGCAAAGTTATTCCGTTTGTCCGTATGTTTGAACTCAAGATGTGCGACCAGCAGCCATCTGACTATCAAATTCCAGTTTCACAATACAGTCCTAAAAAGGGCTTATATCTAGTTGCCTGA